From a single Nymphaea colorata isolate Beijing-Zhang1983 chromosome 4, ASM883128v2, whole genome shotgun sequence genomic region:
- the LOC116252245 gene encoding OVARIAN TUMOR DOMAIN-containing deubiquitinating enzyme 7, producing the protein MVQPKTKKHTKPKLKKQPPPSGKKNGKADNNAQFSSQLDALGLKIVPLVADGNCFFRGIADQLEGNEEEHAKYRHMVVEYIMKHREEFEPFIEDDVPFDEYCQSMGNDGTWAGHMEIQAASLVCHSNICIHHSMSPRWYIKNFPCHGNRMIHLSYHDGEHYNSIRLKEDPCDGPAKPIIIEADTVLSVSNQTKVSTKNTKAANSTRTTVDPSCVKIVMSGSGCGDTKKVEQILQEVNGDVDAAIEFLIAESIEEAGTQTDARNCENNSHVTSEQSQEIDQDAGCGSGSLADSTPRKDERLNDNAPDKEKKIPRNKVCPCGSRKKYKACCGAAAGRLSTRIDMNQKVVTNRMRKEQVRHAKAELESDVPLPGSDPGQLDLGALCI; encoded by the exons ATGGTTCAGCCGAAAACGAAGAAGCACACAAAACCCAAGCTCAAGAAGCAACCTCCACCAtcg GGAAAGAAGAATGGGAAGGCAGATAACAATGCTCAGTTCAGCAGTCAGTTAGACGCGCTTGGCTTAAAAATAGTTCCATTAGTTGCGGATGGGAACTGCTTCTTTCG TGGTATTGCGGATCAGTTGGAAGGCaatgaggaagaacatgcaaaATACCGGCATATGGTGGTCGAGTATATCATG AAGCACCGTGAGGAATTTGAGCCTTTCATTGAGGATGATGTGCCATTTGATGAATATTGTCAATCTATGGGAAACGATGGTACATGGGCAGGTCACATGGAAATCCAAGCTGCTTCCCTTGTTTGTCATAGCAACATATGTATCCACCAT AGTATGTCACCACGCTGGTATATAAAGAATTTTCCATGTCATGGAAATCGTATGATTCACCT GTCCTATCATGATGGGGAGCATTATAATAGCATTCGGCTAAAAGAAGATCCTTGTGATGGGCCAGCTAAACCAATCATAATTGAG GCTGACACTGTTCTTTCAGTGTCTAATCAAACCAAAGTTTCAACGAAGAATACTAAAGCTGCAAATAGCACACGAACAACTGTTGATCCATCATGTGTCAAAATTGTTATGAGTGGTAGCGGGTGTGGAGATACCAAAAAAGTGGAACAG ATCTTACAAGAAGTGAATGGAGATGTTGATGCAGCTATTGAATTTCTGATAGCAGAGAGCATTGAAGAAGCTGGAACTCAAACTGATGCTAGAAATTGTGAAA ATAATTCTCATGTCACCTCTGAGCAATCTCAAGAAATTGATCAAGATGCTGGCTGTGGGAGTGGCAGTCTGGCTGATAGTACACCAAGGAAAGATGAAAGATTAAATGATAATGCCCCAGACAAGGAAAAG AAAATCCCAAGAAACAAGGTTTGTCCTTGTGGTTCTAGGAAGAAGTACAAGGCTTGTTGTGGGGCTGCAGCAGGAAGATTGTCTACAAGAATTGATAT GAACCAAAAGGTTGTCACAAATCGGATGAGGAAAGAGCAGGTCCGGCATGCAAAGGCAGAACTTGAGTCTGATGTTCCTTTGCCTGGTTCTGATCCAGGACAGCTTGATCTTGGAGCACTTTGCATCTGA
- the LOC116253717 gene encoding putative glucuronosyltransferase PGSIP7, with amino-acid sequence MRNPAALLPWLVLVGLAIGLPEFAASALEKHKNAYATMMYMGTPRDYEFYIALRVLLRSLARLKVDADLVVIASKDVPQKWVSAMENEDGARVVSVENVENPYRNQANFDKRFMLTLNKLYAWSLVEYDRVVMLDSDNLFLDKTDELFQCGQFCAVFINPCIFHTGLFVLQPSEEAFNGMLKQLKDGRENPDGADQGFLVGYFHELLEKPMFKPGRNGTRQDGYFRLPLGYQMDASYYYLKLKWNIPCGPNSVITFPSAPWFKPWYWWSWPVLPLGLTWHERRRAVLGYADDLPHLISHTAVFLILLATVRLCLSRICIRRTSDKTAATAFASSLYPFIMKCFLFFLILASITIPFFVIPRTVHPLLGWTLYLAGSSAFMVVVANAFFLPLLPALTPSIGIAGALFVMAFPAYNDGVVRALAIWAYSFLSAPFAWSSVSRMMNSIQVSFNREAIFASRPGELPLPQFMKVY; translated from the exons ATGCGGAATCCGGCTGCCCTTCTCCCATGGCTAGTCCTTGTCGGACTGGCCATCGGCCTGCCGGAGTTCGCTGCTTCGGCTCTGGAGAAGCACAAGAACGCCTACGCCACCATGATGTACATGGGCACTCCGAGGGACTACGAGTTTTACATCGCTCTGCGCGTCCTGCTCCGCTCCCTCGCCCGCCTGAAAGTCGATGCCGATCTCGTGGTCATCGCCTCTAAGGACGTGCCTCAGAAATGGGTCTCCGCCAT GGAGAATGAGGATGGCGCGAGGGTGGTGAGCGTGGAAAACGTCGAGAATCCTTACAGGAATCAAGCTAATTTCGACAAGCGATTTATGCTCACTCTGAACAAGCTCTATGCTTGGAGTTTGGTTGAGTATGACCGGGTTGTGATGCTGGATTCTGACAATCTGTTTTTGGACAAAACTGATGAGCTCTTCCAGTGTGGGCAATTCTGCGCCGTGTTCATCAATCCCTGTATTTTTCACACTGGCCTCTTTGTTTTGCAG CCTTCGGAAGAGGCGTTCAACGGGATGCTGAAACAGCTTAAGGATGGGAGAGAGAATCCTGATGGGGCTGACCAGGGGTTCTTAGTAGGTTACTTTCATGAACTTCTTGAGAAACCTATGTTCAAGCCTGGGCGTAATGGTACAAGACAGGATGGATACTTCCGATTGCCTCTTGGATACCAGATGGATGCGTCCTACTATT ATTTGAAGCTAAAATGGAACATACCATGTGGCCCGAATAGTGTGATCACGTTCCCCAGTGCACCCTGGTTCAAGCCATGGTACTGGTGGTCCTGGCCTGTTCTTCCCCTGGGATTAACTTGGCACGAGCGGCGCCGGGCCGTGCTGGGCTACGCTGATGACTTACCTCACCTCATCTCCCACACTGCAGTCTTCCTCATCCTCTTGGCTACCGTCCGCCTCTGCCTGTCTCGCATCTGCATTCGCCGCACCTCAGACAAGACCGCTGCAACGGCATTCGCATCTTCACTGTACCCTTTCATAATGAAatgcttcctcttctttctgATCCTAGCTAGCATCACCATTCCATTCTTTGTGATACCCAGGACAGTGCATCCTTTGCTTGGTTGGACCCTGTACTTGGCCGGGTCATCTGCAttcatggtggtggtggccaaTGCTTTCTTCCTGCCATTGCTTCCTGCACTCACACCATCAATTGGGATAGCTGGTgccttgtttgtgatggcattCCCTGCATACAATGATGGTGTTGTTAGGGCTCTGGCTATTTGGGCCTACTCATTCTTGTCTGCTCCTTTTGCATGGAGTTCTGTTTCCAGAATGATGAACAGCATTCAAGTATCATTTAACAGGGAGGCCATCTTTGCCAGCAGACCAGGGGAGCTGCCATTGCCCCAGTTCATGAAGGTCTATTAA
- the LOC116253417 gene encoding uncharacterized acetyltransferase At3g50280-like codes for MSSPKVSVLSTSPVRLPQPLERSPCHLTVVGFVLLSDAYMHNGLLYSKPAIPFDDVVQQLRVSLSNCLLHFYPLAGRLATDPETTVFVDCNNDGAQLVVAACHDISVSDLICAGDVPAIVKSFFPLIGAVNHDGHSLPLFAVQVTELADGVFIACSCNHSVGDGQSFWHFMNSWSELSRGNQQISRKPVMIHASEPIHYIPTKEEVTSIEWLAGVREHIFHFSRKAVVSLKAKANQQGEMEKGEISSLQALTALIWRAITRARALEAEQTTNCWLAVEDRRRCNPPMPEEYFGTCIGLACATSTAGELLGQELGLAARAIHEKIANYIVDAKEEKLKGLLRERRPRNPAAFFGRGGILVAGSPRFDIYGNDFGWGRPMSSFNEPAATIDGKVVASQGREGIGSVDLEVCLPLQTMRNLLLDEELREALASN; via the exons ATGTCGAGCCCTAAAGTCTCTGTGCTTTCAACTTCTCCCGTTCGTCTTCCCCAACCTTTGGAAAGATCCCCATGCCACTTGACAGTCGTGGGCTTCGTCTTGCTCTCTGATGCCTACATGCACAATGGCCTTCTCTACTCCAAACCAGCCATACCATTCGACGATGTCGTCCAACAGCTGCGAGTCTCCCTCTCAAATTGCCTCCTCCACTTCTACCCCTTGGCCGGCCGCCTCGCCACCGACCCAGAAACCACCGTCTTTGTCGACTGCAACAACGATGGAGCTCAGTTGGTGGTTGCAGCTTGCCATGACATCAGTGTTTCGGATTTAATCTGCGCAGGAGATGTTCCGGCCATTGTGAAATCTTTCTTCCCACTGATTGGTGCGGTCAACCACGACGGTCATTCCTTGCCACTCTTTGCTGTACAG GTTACAGAGTTAGCCGACGGTGTATTCATTGCTTGTTCATGCAACCACAGCGTCGGAGACGGCCAGTCATTTTGGCACTTCATGAACAGCTGGTCGGAACTCAGCAGAGGAAACCAACAGATATCGCGCAAGCCGGTCATGATCCACGCCTCTGAACCCATCCATTACATCCCCACAAAAGAAGAAGTGACCAGCATCGAGTGGCTTGCTGGTGTAAGAGAGCACATTTTCCATTTCAGCAGGAAAGCAGTGGTTAGCCTGAAAGCCAAAGCCAACCAACAAGGGGAGATGGAGAAGGGAGAAATCTCTTCCCTGCAGGCATTGACAGCACTAATTTGGCGAGCCATAACAAGAGCCAGGGCATTGGAAGCAGAGCAGACTACCAATTGTTGGTTGGCCGTAGAGGACAGGCGTAGATGCAACCCACCAATGCCGGAGGAATACTTTGGTACTTGCATTGGTCTTGCTTGTGCGACATCTACTGCTGGCGAGCTACTGGGCCAAGAACTGGGCTTGGCCGCCCGGGCCATACACGAGAAAATCGCGAATTATATTGTTGACGCTAAAGAGGAGAAGCTGAAGGGATTGTTAAGGGAGCGCCGCCCCAGGAATCCGGCGGCCTTCTTTGGGCGGGGCGGTATATTGGTTGCAGGCTCACCAAGGTTTGATATTTACGGAAATGATTTTGGGTGGGGGAGGCCGATGAGTTCATTCAACGAGCCTGCGGCGACGATTGACGGGAAGGTGGTGGCTTCACAAGGCAGAGAGGGAATTGGGAGCGTCGATCTGGAGGTTTGCCTACCGCTTCAAACCATGAGAAACTTGCTGTTGGATGAGGAGCTGAGGGAGGCCTTAGCTTCAAACTAG